The Acidimicrobiales bacterium genome contains the following window.
TCCAGACTGGTTCGTCTGTTCCCATGCGAGCGATGGATTGATATCGCGACTGATACGGAAGTTGGATCAGCGCCAAGTCGTGCGGGTGAGCCGTGGTCGGTCGGTAGTCGGGGTGCACGTAGATGTGCTTCGGGACGATGCTCTCCCCGTCATTGGCGTAGAGGTCTTGTCGTCCGATCACCATCTCGAGACTGCTGGGGCTGTCGACGAACTCTGTCACGCAATGGGCTGCCGTCAGCACCCAGTGGCCACGGCCGATCAGTGTGCCGCCGCAGTAGAACCGATCGCCGAAGGGTCCGGGGCCTGGCCTGGCAAGCGCCACGATGAAGGGAAAGCTTCCGGGTGGAGCGTCTTCCCCACCCACGACGGCCGATTCGTAGCTCGCTTCGCCCGAGGGTTCAGCTAGAGCCGGTGCGGCGACGCCCAGTGTCAGCGCGAGGAGCACGCAGACAATCGACGCCACCCGCTTGCGGAACCTCAAGTCGAATCCCTTCGTCACCGTCGGGAACAAAAGGGACGATAAGGAGCAGGGCATGGCGACGGCCATAGGTCGTAAGGCCCTACCGAAGCCGGCCCCTGGAGCAGACCGGAACGCGCGGGAGCAGCAGCCGGGCGGTGACTTCGTGTCATCCCAGAGCCGCAACACCGTGACCAGCACGCTCACGGCCGAGAAGGGGTGGGCGCGGAGAGATTCGAACTCTCATGCCGTGAGGCACTGGCACCTAAAGCCAGCGTGTCTGCCAGTTCCACCACGCGCCCGCTGAGGCGCCGAGGATACTGCGCCACCCGCACCCGTCGCCGGACGAGCACCACGCCGTTGGCGAGGAGGCCGAGAGCCGCAAGGAGGGCGACGGCGGCGTGGGGGGCGATGCTGGGGAACAGTCCCGACTGGAGGTCGACCTCGACGGCCTCGCCGGCGGCGGTCATCCCCACCGCACGACCTGCGAGCTCGGCGTCGGCGTCGGCGTCGGCGACCGGGACGGCGACCTCGAGCGGCTCCGACTCGGGAGCCGGAGCCGCAGCCGCAGCCGCAGCCGGGGTCGGAGCGGGAGCAGGGGCCGGGGCGGGCGCCGGGGTCGGAGCGGGAGCAGGGGCCGGGGCCGGGGCCGGGGCAGGCGCCGGGGTCGGGGCCGGAGCGGGAGCCGGGGCCGGGGCCGGGGCCGGGGCAGGAGCAGGAGCCGGGGCGGGCGCCGGGGCGCTGGCCGGCTGCACGAAGTTGTGGGTGCCCCACCAGAGGCGGCCGTCGTGGACCATGGCGAGGCCGACGACGGTGAAGCGGGCGTCGAGGATGTTGTTGCGGTGGCCCTCGCTCGCCATCAGGCGACGGTGCATGTCGTCGACGCTGCCGTTGTAGGCGACGTTCTCGCCCAGCGCCCTGGCGTCGAGGCGCTGGCGGGTCTCCTCGGTGAAGTAGGCGTCGTTGTGGCGCAGCACCTTGTCCTCGGACATCGCCCGGGAGTGGCCGGTGGCGATGTCCACCACGTCGGAGCGCATCGAAGCGGCGGGGAGTCCCCGGCTGGTGCGCTCCTCGTTGATCAGGCGGAGCATCTGCTGGGCTGCGGCGGCGGGGTCCGGGGCGCTGGCGGCGGTGAACTCGCACTCGTCGGTGCAGGAGCTGGCCATCCCGGGGACGATGCCGGCGAACCAGATGACTACTGCGAGGAGTGCCGAGAGGATGAGGTGCGAGGTAGTCCGGGTCATGACTTGACTATCGGGACCACCACTCTTCGCGGTTGAGACAACGTTCCGACAACACCCGTAGTGAAAAAATAGGGACGCGAAGCGCGTCATGGAACGCCACCTCGGACGTCAGCTCCCGATGGCGGCCCGGTAGCGTCCGGCCATGCACGTCGCCGACCTCACCACCCCCGCCCTCGTTGTCGACGCCGACCGGCTCGACGACAACATCGCCACCATGGCGGCACGGTTGCCCGGCCCGCGGCTGCGCCCGCACGTGAAGGCGCACAAGACCACCCTGCTGGCGGCCCGGCAGGCCGCCGCCGGGCACCTGGGGTTCACCTGCGCCACGGTCCGCGAGGTCGAGGGGATGGCAGCCGCCGGCCTCGGCCACGACCTGCTGCTGGCCAACGAGGTCGTCGACGCCCGCCGGCTCGGCGCCGCGGCCGCCGGTGGGGCCCGGGTCACCCTGGCGGTCGACTCGGAGGCCACGGTCGAGGCGGCGGCCGCCGGTGGGGTCCGGGAGGTCCTGATCGACGTGAACGTGGGACTCCCCCGCTGCGGCTGCCGGCCTGACGACGCCGGTCGCCTCGCCGACCTCGCCCGGTCACGCGGCCTCGAGGTCCGTGGCGTCATGGGCTACGAGGGCCACGTGACGATCATCGAGGACCGGGCCGAGCGGGCGGCGGCGGTGGAGGCGGCGATGACCAAGCTCGTCGCCGCCGCCGACGCCGTCGGCGGCGACGTCATCTCGGGCGGCGCCACCGTCAGCTGGGACCTCAACCCCTGGGTCACCGAGCTCCAGGCCGGCTCCTACGCCCTCATGGACACCACCTTCGCCCCGATGACGCCGGAGTTCGCGCCCGCCCTGAGCCTCGTCGCGACCGTGATCTCGGTCTCACGCCGCTGGGCCGTCTGCGATGCCGGACTGAAGTCGCTGGGCATGGACCACGGCAACCCGACCATGGCCGACGGCGCCGGCGAGGTCCTGCTCGTCTCCGACGAGCACGTGGTGTTCGCCCCCGCCGAGGGCACTGAGCCCACCGTCGGCGACCGTGTCCGGTTGCTACCCGCCCACGTCGACCCCACCGTCGCCTACCACGAGCACCTGCACGTGGTACGAGACGACGAGGTCCTCGAGTCCTGGCCCGTCGACCTCCGGGGCTGGTAGCAGCGCGGCCAGGCGTTCTCGGCACGTCGAGCGTGCGCGGGCAGCGAGTGGCGTGCCGAGAACCGGGGCGGGTCGGGCTCAGGCTCGGATGGC
Protein-coding sequences here:
- a CDS encoding alanine racemase, with translation MHVADLTTPALVVDADRLDDNIATMAARLPGPRLRPHVKAHKTTLLAARQAAAGHLGFTCATVREVEGMAAAGLGHDLLLANEVVDARRLGAAAAGGARVTLAVDSEATVEAAAAGGVREVLIDVNVGLPRCGCRPDDAGRLADLARSRGLEVRGVMGYEGHVTIIEDRAERAAAVEAAMTKLVAAADAVGGDVISGGATVSWDLNPWVTELQAGSYALMDTTFAPMTPEFAPALSLVATVISVSRRWAVCDAGLKSLGMDHGNPTMADGAGEVLLVSDEHVVFAPAEGTEPTVGDRVRLLPAHVDPTVAYHEHLHVVRDDEVLESWPVDLRGW